One Actinosynnema pretiosum DNA segment encodes these proteins:
- a CDS encoding methionyl-tRNA formyltransferase: protein MRVVMFGYQTWGHRTLQALLDSEHEVALVVTHPKSDHAYERIWSDSVADLAEEHGIEVLIRERPDDEELLTRLKEVDPDVIVATNWRTWIPPKVFNLPKRGTLNVHDSLLPAYAGFSPLIWALINDEKEVGVTAHMMDDTLDAGDVVLQRAVPVGPRDTTADLFHKTLALFGPITVDGLAELASGRTEFTPQDRSKASFFHKRAEEDLRIDWTWTAEELDRLVRAQCAPYPSAYAFHRGRRLEIVEAEVSRENYGGTPGRIFYREGDGVAIVAGPEARRGRGRALLVKRVRTDEGVELGATEYFTHMGGYLTSRPQ, encoded by the coding sequence ATGCGGGTCGTCATGTTCGGCTACCAGACCTGGGGGCACCGCACGCTCCAGGCGCTCCTGGACTCCGAGCACGAGGTGGCGCTCGTCGTCACCCACCCGAAGAGCGACCACGCCTACGAGCGGATCTGGAGCGACTCGGTCGCCGATCTCGCCGAGGAGCACGGCATCGAGGTGCTGATCCGCGAGCGGCCGGACGACGAGGAGCTGCTGACCCGCCTCAAGGAGGTCGACCCGGACGTCATCGTGGCGACGAACTGGCGCACCTGGATTCCCCCGAAGGTGTTCAACCTCCCCAAGCGGGGGACGCTCAACGTGCACGACTCGCTGCTCCCCGCCTACGCCGGGTTCTCGCCGCTGATCTGGGCGCTGATCAACGACGAGAAGGAGGTCGGCGTCACCGCGCACATGATGGACGACACCCTCGACGCCGGGGACGTCGTGCTCCAGCGCGCCGTGCCGGTCGGGCCGCGCGACACCACCGCCGACCTGTTCCACAAGACCCTGGCGCTGTTCGGGCCGATCACCGTGGACGGGCTGGCCGAGCTGGCGTCCGGGCGCACCGAGTTCACCCCGCAGGACCGCTCGAAGGCGAGCTTCTTCCACAAGCGCGCCGAGGAGGACCTGCGGATCGACTGGACCTGGACCGCCGAGGAGCTGGACCGCCTGGTGCGGGCGCAGTGCGCGCCCTACCCGAGCGCCTACGCGTTCCACCGGGGCCGCAGGCTGGAGATCGTGGAGGCCGAGGTGTCGCGGGAGAACTACGGCGGCACGCCGGGCCGGATCTTCTACCGCGAGGGCGACGGCGTCGCGATCGTCGCGGGCCCGGAGGCCAGGCGCGGGCGCGGTCGGGCGCTGCTGGTGAAGCGGGTCCGCACCGACGAGGGCGTCGAACTGGGCGCCACCGAGTACTTCACCCATATGGGCGGCTACCTCACCAGCCGTCCGCAGTAG
- a CDS encoding HNH endonuclease family protein yields MSGKRTTLVAVLLLALTGCQGVLDGQLPTSSSPQQPPAANSGQAGEQLAGLAIAPEAKMAGYSRDRFPHWAGQGDSCDTREVVLRQQGAGVQTDGECKATSGTWVSAYDGVEVTKAGDLDIDHTVPLAEAWRSGADKWDDEKRKAFANDLGGVQLIAVTAKTNRAKGDQDPAKWMPPKADYACTYVAHWIQVKAQYALTVDQAEHDALAGVLAKC; encoded by the coding sequence ATGAGCGGCAAGCGGACGACTCTCGTGGCGGTGCTCCTCCTGGCCCTGACGGGCTGCCAGGGCGTGCTGGACGGCCAACTGCCCACATCGTCCTCGCCGCAGCAGCCGCCCGCGGCGAACAGCGGCCAGGCGGGCGAGCAGCTGGCCGGGCTGGCCATCGCCCCCGAGGCCAAGATGGCGGGCTACAGCCGGGACCGGTTCCCGCACTGGGCGGGCCAGGGCGACTCCTGCGACACCCGCGAGGTCGTCCTGCGCCAGCAGGGCGCAGGCGTGCAGACCGACGGCGAGTGCAAGGCCACCTCGGGCACGTGGGTCAGCGCCTACGACGGCGTCGAGGTGACCAAGGCGGGCGACCTGGACATCGACCACACGGTGCCGCTGGCCGAGGCGTGGCGCTCGGGCGCGGACAAGTGGGACGACGAGAAGCGCAAGGCGTTCGCGAACGACCTGGGCGGCGTGCAGCTGATCGCGGTGACCGCGAAGACCAACCGCGCCAAGGGCGACCAGGACCCGGCCAAGTGGATGCCGCCGAAGGCGGACTACGCGTGCACGTACGTCGCGCACTGGATCCAGGTGAAGGCGCAGTACGCGCTGACCGTCGACCAGGCCGAGCACGACGCGCTGGCGGGCGTGCTCGCCAAGTGCTGA
- a CDS encoding amidohydrolase, which yields MILDVKLVRGRVVTLDPAGTGSDVVGVWRGRVVGVGDQVRDLPARRVVDLDGAVVLPGFVDAHTHLAWTGRAARMPDVSGCRTVTEVVALLAAHRTGAWLEAAGYDHRLLDRPLTARDLDAVGGRVYLQDVSGHACVVDSGTLAELPAHALADAERDAEGALTGFLAEGAQSAARALLLPYPLSHVIADVEAGARQCLSEGVVLAAEAGVAGGLIGTTPLEVAAYQQATLPIRVQLMVAADQLRPAAGHPSDGVDRAVQLGLRTGLGDDRLSIGALKVFTDGGMIARTAALTAPYEGTTNTGQLQDDPDRMRSWIQDGHRAGWQLAVHAIGDRAIDFALDALESALTDHPRPDHRHRIEHCGLVRPDQLGRIAALGVIPVVQPTFLWAYGDDYAEITGPRAPWMYRGRSFLDHGIPLAGSSDRPVADGNPLRAVQFLVERQSRTGLPIGPDEALTVEQALRAHTAGAAYACRRDHDLGTIEEGKLADFTILEDDPRAVDPTRIATIPLAATVVNGEFAHNPAGLA from the coding sequence GTGATCCTTGACGTGAAGTTGGTGCGCGGACGGGTCGTGACGCTGGACCCCGCCGGGACCGGGTCGGACGTGGTGGGCGTGTGGCGCGGGCGCGTGGTCGGGGTGGGCGACCAGGTCCGCGACCTGCCCGCCAGGCGCGTGGTCGACCTGGACGGCGCGGTGGTGCTGCCGGGTTTCGTGGACGCCCACACCCACCTGGCGTGGACCGGCCGCGCGGCCCGGATGCCGGACGTTTCGGGATGCCGCACCGTCACCGAGGTCGTGGCCCTCCTGGCGGCCCACCGGACCGGGGCCTGGCTGGAGGCGGCGGGCTACGACCACCGCCTCCTGGACCGCCCGCTCACCGCGCGCGACCTGGACGCGGTGGGCGGGCGCGTCTACCTGCAGGACGTGTCGGGCCACGCCTGCGTGGTCGACTCCGGCACGCTGGCCGAGCTGCCCGCGCACGCCCTGGCCGACGCCGAGCGCGACGCCGAGGGCGCGCTGACCGGTTTCCTGGCGGAGGGCGCCCAGAGCGCCGCCCGAGCCCTGCTGCTCCCGTACCCGCTGTCCCACGTGATCGCCGACGTGGAGGCGGGCGCCAGGCAGTGCCTGTCCGAGGGCGTGGTCCTGGCCGCGGAGGCGGGTGTGGCAGGCGGCCTGATCGGGACCACCCCCCTGGAGGTGGCCGCCTACCAGCAGGCCACCCTCCCCATCCGGGTGCAGCTGATGGTCGCCGCGGACCAGCTCCGCCCCGCGGCGGGCCACCCGTCCGACGGCGTCGACCGCGCCGTCCAGCTGGGCCTGCGCACCGGCCTGGGCGACGACCGCCTCTCCATCGGCGCCCTGAAGGTCTTCACCGACGGCGGCATGATCGCCAGGACCGCGGCCCTGACCGCCCCCTACGAGGGCACCACCAACACCGGCCAACTCCAGGACGACCCGGACCGGATGCGGTCCTGGATCCAGGACGGCCACCGCGCGGGCTGGCAACTGGCCGTCCACGCCATCGGCGACCGCGCGATCGACTTCGCCCTGGACGCCCTGGAATCCGCCCTGACCGACCACCCCAGGCCCGACCACCGCCACCGGATCGAGCACTGCGGCCTGGTCCGCCCGGACCAGCTGGGCAGGATCGCCGCACTGGGCGTGATCCCGGTGGTCCAACCCACCTTCCTCTGGGCCTACGGCGACGACTACGCCGAGATCACCGGCCCCCGAGCCCCGTGGATGTACCGAGGCCGCTCCTTCCTGGACCACGGCATCCCCCTGGCGGGCAGCTCGGACCGCCCGGTGGCCGACGGCAACCCGCTGCGGGCCGTCCAGTTCCTGGTGGAACGCCAATCCCGCACCGGCCTGCCGATCGGCCCGGACGAGGCCCTGACCGTCGAGCAGGCCCTGCGCGCGCACACCGCGGGCGCGGCCTACGCGTGCAGGCGCGATCACGACCTGGGCACGATCGAGGAGGGCAAACTGGCCGACTTCACCATCCTCGAAGACGACCCACGAGCGGTCGACCCCACCCGCATCGCGACCATCCCCCTGGCCGCCACGGTCGTGAACGGCGAATTCGCCCACAACCCAGCAGGCCTGGCCTGA